From the Thermococcus sp. 18S1 genome, one window contains:
- a CDS encoding thiamine-phosphate synthase family protein → MRTPSVYVAEELMPFLRAKIAERLYREGMKQSQIAEYLGITQAMVSKYLAGKYKVPPAEVAERLEDIASDVSSFILFGGSREDAVLLVARRVFELFQNGFLCRFYAEYAGVSEEACRSLFSVGPSRGEILEVLNMALNELLRDEKFPALIPEVRSNFAYSLPSPRSIEDVAAIPGRITAAKGKAFALPPEFGASGFTAGILVKLAEVRPEIRSVLNIRYGPDIESALTAAGFKVGRVKTGGLSEEEAVRAIADVFRRDSYDAVVDVGGLGVEPLVYIFGETPFDVVEKLKRLVGNL, encoded by the coding sequence ATGAGGACGCCCAGCGTGTACGTAGCCGAGGAGCTGATGCCTTTTCTCAGGGCCAAGATAGCGGAGAGGCTTTACCGTGAGGGGATGAAGCAGTCCCAGATAGCCGAGTACCTTGGCATAACCCAGGCGATGGTCAGCAAATATCTGGCCGGGAAGTATAAGGTGCCCCCCGCGGAGGTGGCTGAGAGGCTCGAAGACATAGCCAGTGATGTCTCTTCCTTCATACTCTTCGGGGGGAGCAGGGAGGATGCCGTGCTTCTTGTGGCGAGACGTGTGTTCGAGCTCTTTCAAAACGGTTTTCTGTGCAGGTTCTACGCTGAATACGCCGGGGTGAGCGAGGAAGCGTGCCGCTCGCTGTTCTCCGTGGGTCCCAGCCGCGGCGAGATTCTCGAGGTTCTGAACATGGCGCTCAACGAACTCCTCAGGGATGAAAAGTTTCCCGCCCTTATCCCTGAGGTCAGGAGCAACTTCGCCTACTCCCTTCCGTCCCCGCGGAGCATAGAAGACGTTGCGGCGATTCCGGGAAGGATAACCGCCGCCAAGGGTAAAGCCTTTGCCCTCCCGCCAGAGTTCGGGGCGAGCGGTTTTACCGCGGGCATACTCGTTAAGCTGGCCGAGGTCAGGCCTGAGATACGGAGCGTTCTCAACATCAGGTACGGGCCGGACATAGAATCCGCCCTGACTGCGGCGGGGTTCAAGGTTGGAAGGGTTAAAACCGGTGGACTGAGCGAAGAGGAGGCCGTGAGGGCTATAGCGGATGTCTTCAGGCGCGACTCTTACGACGCGGTCGTTGACGTGGGTGGCCTTGGGGTTGAACCGCTGGTCTATATATTCGGTGAGACCCCCTTCGACGTCGTTGAGAAGCTCAAGAGGCTGGTGGGGAACCTTTGA
- a CDS encoding D-glucuronyl C5-epimerase family protein produces the protein MNSMRKTVTVILITLLIIISGCLGMNKNEKEQTPPNPVSSTVTPIQTLPIKLPPAEPGDYELLMKEYPSIREVIEKAFNASLESPDIHYSIEVFSSIARKRRLTQAELGILNLTLRANLCYFSKNEPPGNDYYVVSFSRERPLESIPYVECQNFTSTLPFVYYRGRGFQYYPVTASNWAYHYLKTDQHRRAEELLKEMLPLMEVVNQSPGEAGIFNVYFEPPGTRKIPLPWTSSFSQGMLAGLYAWLYNETGNETYLHAAHRLFNSFYLPPEHGGFVENTDYGIWFLEYPYRPDFLVLNGHIITMKGLWLYHRFTGDERALELFNAGVESVKQTLPDCDSGGWSLYSVKGPEAREDYHRLHIKLLVWLYTKTGDETFMDYAERWNGYLEERGLKKENLGALLQQMRNTP, from the coding sequence ATGAATTCAATGAGAAAAACAGTGACGGTAATCTTGATAACTCTGCTCATTATAATCTCCGGTTGCCTGGGAATGAACAAAAACGAAAAAGAGCAAACCCCACCCAATCCCGTGAGCAGTACAGTCACGCCCATTCAAACACTCCCGATCAAACTTCCACCGGCGGAACCAGGGGATTATGAACTCCTCATGAAGGAGTACCCTTCTATACGGGAGGTCATAGAAAAAGCGTTCAATGCATCTCTGGAATCCCCGGATATCCACTATTCCATCGAAGTGTTCTCCTCAATCGCACGGAAACGGCGTCTTACTCAAGCCGAGCTGGGGATACTAAACCTCACCCTCAGAGCCAACCTCTGCTACTTCTCTAAGAACGAGCCCCCAGGTAACGATTACTATGTGGTCTCATTCTCCAGGGAGCGGCCCCTTGAAAGCATTCCCTACGTGGAATGTCAGAACTTCACGAGCACGCTGCCCTTCGTGTACTACAGGGGGCGCGGTTTTCAGTATTACCCCGTGACCGCATCCAACTGGGCATATCACTACCTGAAGACCGACCAGCACAGAAGGGCCGAGGAGCTTCTAAAAGAAATGCTCCCTCTAATGGAGGTGGTTAATCAGAGCCCCGGCGAAGCAGGAATCTTCAACGTTTATTTCGAGCCACCGGGCACAAGGAAAATCCCTCTTCCATGGACCTCATCGTTTTCACAGGGAATGCTCGCCGGCCTTTACGCGTGGCTATACAACGAGACCGGTAACGAGACATACCTGCACGCGGCCCATCGGCTCTTTAACTCGTTCTACCTGCCTCCCGAACACGGAGGTTTCGTCGAGAACACGGACTATGGAATCTGGTTTCTCGAGTACCCCTACCGCCCGGACTTTTTAGTCCTCAACGGCCACATAATCACCATGAAGGGGCTGTGGCTCTACCACAGATTTACGGGCGATGAGCGGGCGCTAGAACTCTTCAACGCGGGCGTGGAAAGCGTTAAACAGACACTTCCGGACTGCGATAGCGGTGGGTGGAGTCTTTACTCGGTTAAAGGGCCAGAGGCCAGGGAAGACTACCACAGGCTCCACATCAAGCTCCTCGTCTGGCTATACACCAAGACCGGGGATGAAACGTTCATGGACTACGCCGAGAGGTGGAACGGCTACCTTGAGGAAAGGGGGCTCAAAAAAGAAAACCTGGGAGCACTACTTCAGCAGATGAGGAACACGCCTTAA
- a CDS encoding metal-dependent hydrolase has protein sequence MMWYTHVVFGVLFYLIAVLFGAPMSFLDIGMAAFGALMPDIDHPKSYISTKLPGGSVMPRFVEHRGPTHTIEAGILITALVGGMAYWITNSYWPAVAFFIGYISHLFADTLTVSGIKWSHFSNFHPRGKIKTGTRGEGLVLILVTFTTVMLFAYIVMPEETSKNLGWVMLIALMATFAIIGKKLKRLK, from the coding sequence ATGATGTGGTACACGCACGTGGTTTTTGGGGTTCTATTCTACCTGATAGCGGTTCTCTTCGGAGCCCCGATGAGCTTTCTGGACATCGGTATGGCCGCCTTCGGCGCCCTGATGCCCGACATAGATCACCCCAAGTCGTACATCTCGACCAAGCTGCCCGGAGGCTCTGTTATGCCTCGGTTCGTGGAGCACAGGGGGCCGACTCACACCATAGAGGCTGGAATACTGATAACCGCCCTCGTAGGAGGCATGGCGTACTGGATAACCAACAGCTACTGGCCGGCGGTGGCGTTCTTCATCGGCTACATCTCGCACCTCTTCGCAGATACGCTGACGGTTTCGGGCATCAAATGGAGCCATTTCTCAAACTTTCACCCGAGGGGGAAGATAAAAACAGGAACAAGGGGAGAGGGACTGGTTCTGATACTGGTGACATTCACCACGGTGATGCTGTTCGCCTACATCGTCATGCCGGAGGAAACGAGCAAAAACCTCGGCTGGGTCATGCTGATAGCCCTGATGGCGACCTTTGCGATAATAGGGAAGAAGCTGAAGAGGCTGAAGTGA
- a CDS encoding ATP-binding protein — MRLGDLAYMNPWWEGKEDYHARRWREQKIHWWPKWVDELSLEPFSLNFVLGPRQVGKTTGIKLLIQELLKGNPPESVLYINVEILSGHKELSALLREFQELKEKEGIKTGYVFLDEASSLEGWWRGVKPLIDAGLLEDDVVTVTGSSSLKVKRDIELFPGRKGKGKTLEVMPLSFREYVEVMGLKRPELHREKTLKLFEEYLKTGGFPGSINGLPMDDLLGAYVGEFVRFGKSLEISRETLAAVIRSAPSATSFRALAGMTSGYSYKVVQDYIEFFRELYVLGIAYLRQGDQVLYKREKKFFFRDPLLARLFSAWSGAELREEALYEWLVQEHLYQRFGEVYYYRNSYEVDAIAGDLKVEVKAGKAHRKYPKSVTVLEKEDVPFFLLDITPP; from the coding sequence ATGAGGTTGGGTGATTTGGCATACATGAACCCCTGGTGGGAAGGAAAGGAAGACTACCACGCGAGGCGCTGGAGGGAGCAGAAAATCCATTGGTGGCCTAAATGGGTTGATGAACTCTCGCTCGAACCATTCTCGCTCAACTTCGTCCTCGGCCCGAGGCAGGTGGGAAAGACCACGGGAATAAAACTCCTCATCCAGGAACTCCTGAAAGGAAATCCACCGGAGTCGGTTCTATACATCAACGTTGAAATCCTCTCGGGCCATAAAGAACTTTCAGCCCTGCTGAGGGAGTTCCAGGAGCTGAAAGAAAAGGAGGGCATTAAAACCGGATACGTCTTCCTAGATGAAGCCTCATCACTTGAAGGCTGGTGGAGAGGAGTTAAGCCGCTCATCGATGCGGGTCTCTTGGAGGACGACGTGGTCACGGTTACTGGATCAAGCTCTCTGAAGGTAAAGCGGGACATAGAGTTGTTCCCTGGAAGGAAGGGGAAGGGAAAAACCCTCGAGGTCATGCCACTGTCTTTCAGGGAATACGTTGAAGTGATGGGTCTGAAAAGGCCAGAACTCCACAGGGAAAAGACACTGAAACTCTTTGAGGAGTACCTGAAAACCGGTGGCTTCCCGGGATCAATCAACGGCCTCCCCATGGACGATCTTCTCGGAGCGTACGTAGGGGAATTCGTCCGTTTCGGGAAGAGCCTAGAAATATCCAGAGAAACCCTAGCGGCAGTAATCCGAAGCGCTCCTTCGGCGACGAGTTTTAGGGCACTGGCAGGAATGACCTCAGGATACTCCTACAAGGTGGTGCAGGACTACATCGAGTTCTTTAGGGAGCTGTATGTGCTCGGGATAGCGTACCTCCGTCAGGGAGACCAGGTGCTCTACAAGCGGGAGAAGAAGTTCTTCTTTAGGGATCCGCTTTTAGCGAGGCTCTTCTCAGCGTGGAGCGGGGCGGAACTTAGAGAGGAAGCGCTCTACGAGTGGCTCGTTCAGGAGCACCTGTACCAGAGGTTTGGAGAAGTTTACTATTACAGGAATTCCTACGAGGTTGATGCGATAGCAGGTGACTTGAAGGTTGAGGTAAAGGCAGGAAAAGCCCATAGGAAATACCCAAAGAGCGTCACTGTGCTCGAAAAGGAAGATGTGCCCTTTTTCCTCCTTGACATCACTCCCCCATAA
- a CDS encoding AAA family ATPase, which produces MIVGVVGKIAAGKTTVAKFFEERGFCRVSCSDPLIDLLTHNVSDYSWIPELPEKAEPTRERLIEFGKCLKETYGEDILIRLAVDKMRHCEKVVIDGVRSEGEIRAVKRLSGKVIYVEARPEIRFERLMRRKASKDKGIRSFADFKAMDDAEERLYHTSELKGLADYVIVNEGTLEELREKVEAIIEEVVG; this is translated from the coding sequence ATGATAGTCGGTGTCGTTGGAAAGATAGCCGCCGGAAAGACGACGGTTGCAAAGTTCTTCGAGGAGAGGGGATTCTGCAGGGTTTCCTGCAGCGACCCGCTGATAGACCTGCTCACCCACAACGTCTCGGACTACTCGTGGATTCCAGAGCTGCCGGAGAAGGCCGAACCGACGCGTGAGAGACTCATAGAGTTCGGGAAGTGCCTCAAGGAGACCTACGGCGAGGACATACTCATAAGGCTCGCCGTTGACAAGATGAGGCACTGCGAAAAGGTAGTCATAGACGGCGTCCGCTCCGAGGGAGAGATAAGGGCCGTGAAGAGGCTCAGCGGGAAGGTCATCTACGTCGAGGCAAGGCCAGAAATAAGGTTCGAGCGTCTGATGAGGAGAAAGGCCAGCAAGGACAAAGGCATAAGGAGCTTCGCCGACTTCAAGGCCATGGACGACGCCGAGGAGAGGTTATATCACACGAGCGAGCTTAAGGGCTTAGCTGACTACGTGATAGTCAATGAAGGGACTCTGGAGGAGCTGAGGGAGAAGGTGGAGGCGATAATTGAAGAGGTGGTCGGATGA
- a CDS encoding BtpA/SgcQ family protein codes for MEFERKPLIGMVHLKPLPGSYLYGGNLDEVIEAALRDAKTLEKAGFDAIMVENFGDVPFPKYVDKTTVAAFTAVAKAIRDEVDLPLGINVLRNDGIAAYSIAYAVKADFIRVNVLSGIAYTDQGLIEGIAHELAKLRKLLPSRIKVFADVHVKHAVHFFDFEDAIRDTVERGLADAIVVSGRATGKPVDVEKLALAKKISPVPVVVGSGTSYDNLPELWEHADAFIVGTWIKRGGKVENEVSLERARKLVELAERLRRGV; via the coding sequence ATGGAGTTCGAACGGAAGCCCCTCATAGGCATGGTTCACCTGAAACCCCTCCCCGGTTCCTACCTCTACGGCGGGAACCTTGACGAGGTTATCGAGGCCGCCCTGCGGGACGCGAAGACTCTGGAAAAAGCGGGTTTCGATGCTATCATGGTCGAGAACTTCGGCGACGTTCCGTTCCCGAAGTACGTGGACAAGACGACCGTCGCGGCATTCACGGCGGTCGCCAAGGCAATCCGCGACGAGGTTGACCTTCCCCTCGGGATAAACGTTCTCCGCAACGACGGAATTGCCGCCTATTCCATAGCCTACGCGGTGAAGGCGGACTTCATAAGGGTGAACGTGCTGAGCGGTATAGCCTACACAGACCAGGGCCTTATAGAGGGCATCGCCCACGAGCTCGCTAAGCTCCGGAAGCTCCTCCCGAGCAGAATAAAGGTCTTCGCGGATGTGCACGTCAAGCACGCGGTTCACTTCTTCGACTTCGAAGATGCCATAAGGGACACCGTCGAGCGCGGCCTCGCCGATGCAATCGTCGTCAGCGGCAGGGCAACCGGCAAGCCAGTCGATGTGGAAAAGCTCGCCCTCGCGAAGAAAATCTCTCCGGTGCCGGTGGTGGTGGGTTCAGGCACCTCCTATGACAACCTCCCGGAGCTCTGGGAGCACGCCGATGCCTTCATAGTGGGCACGTGGATCAAGCGCGGCGGAAAGGTTGAGAACGAGGTCTCGCTCGAGAGGGCGAGGAAGCTGGTCGAGCTTGCGGAGAGGCTCAGACGGGGAGTCTGA
- a CDS encoding flavodoxin family protein, which produces MRALIVYVSIHHRNTEKIAKAMAEVLGADLVKPWKTEPNELMEYDLIGFGSGIYWWRHHWGLFKLVESLPRMDGKKAFIFSTAGMNIRWYNHRKLKKALREKGFEVVGEFSCRGWDTNGWLAKIGGLNKGHPNERDAAEARRFAERLKAKVLNPPAPKSR; this is translated from the coding sequence ATGCGGGCCCTCATAGTCTACGTCTCGATACACCACCGGAACACGGAGAAGATAGCCAAGGCCATGGCGGAGGTTCTCGGGGCAGACCTCGTCAAGCCCTGGAAAACGGAACCGAATGAGCTCATGGAATACGACCTCATAGGTTTCGGCTCTGGAATATACTGGTGGAGGCACCACTGGGGCCTCTTCAAGCTCGTTGAATCCCTGCCCAGAATGGACGGAAAAAAGGCGTTCATTTTCTCAACCGCAGGGATGAACATAAGATGGTACAACCACAGGAAACTAAAGAAAGCCCTGAGGGAGAAGGGCTTCGAGGTAGTTGGAGAGTTCTCCTGCAGGGGCTGGGACACGAACGGCTGGCTTGCCAAGATAGGCGGCCTTAACAAAGGGCATCCGAACGAGAGGGACGCAGCCGAGGCGAGGAGGTTCGCGGAGAGGCTGAAGGCAAAAGTGTTAAATCCTCCTGCGCCAAAGAGCCGTTAG
- a CDS encoding secondary thiamine-phosphate synthase enzyme YjbQ: protein MKVLTRELRFQTKGEIDLIDITREVEGIVEESGIENGQVLVFVPGATGAIVTIEHESGLLEDFKRALRELVPKGKGYLHDRIDDNAHSHLRATLLGASECFPVVEGRLVRGTWQQIFFVELDVIPRHRRVIVQVMGE, encoded by the coding sequence ATGAAGGTTCTCACGAGGGAACTGAGGTTTCAAACGAAGGGAGAGATTGACCTCATCGACATAACCCGTGAGGTGGAGGGAATCGTCGAGGAGTCTGGAATAGAAAACGGACAGGTTCTGGTCTTCGTTCCCGGGGCAACGGGTGCGATAGTTACGATAGAGCACGAATCCGGCCTTCTGGAGGACTTCAAGCGAGCTTTGAGGGAGCTTGTTCCCAAGGGCAAAGGCTACCTCCACGACAGGATAGACGACAACGCCCACAGCCATCTCCGCGCTACGCTCCTCGGGGCGAGCGAGTGTTTCCCCGTCGTTGAAGGTAGGCTCGTTCGCGGAACCTGGCAGCAGATTTTCTTCGTCGAGCTGGACGTGATACCGAGGCACAGGCGCGTCATAGTGCAGGTTATGGGGGAGTGA
- the pyrB gene encoding aspartate carbamoyltransferase — MDWKGRDVISVRDFSKEDIEFVLKVAERLETELNEKGSLDYAKGKILATLFFEPSTRTRLSFESAMHRLGGSVIGFSSASSTSVKKGESLADTIKTVEQYSDVIVIRHSMEGAARLAAEVADIPVINAGDGSNQHPTQTLLDLYTIKRAFGRIDGLTIGLLGDLKYGRTVHSLAEALAFYDVELYLISPELLRMPKHIVEELRERGVRVHETTDLEGTIPELDVLYVTRIQRERFPDEQEYLKVKGSYQVNCAVLKRAKESLRIMHPLPRVDEIHPEVDRTEHALYFRQVFSGVPVRMALLGLTLGVL, encoded by the coding sequence ATGGACTGGAAAGGACGCGATGTGATAAGCGTTAGGGACTTCTCGAAGGAGGATATCGAGTTTGTTTTGAAGGTTGCCGAAAGACTTGAAACGGAACTCAACGAGAAGGGCTCGCTCGACTACGCGAAGGGAAAAATCCTCGCGACGCTCTTCTTCGAGCCATCAACGAGAACCCGCTTGAGCTTTGAGAGCGCCATGCACCGCCTCGGCGGCTCGGTCATAGGCTTCTCATCAGCGTCAAGCACGAGCGTCAAGAAGGGTGAGAGCCTGGCCGATACGATAAAGACGGTCGAGCAGTACAGCGACGTGATAGTTATACGCCATTCGATGGAGGGGGCGGCGAGACTAGCCGCGGAGGTGGCGGATATACCCGTGATCAACGCCGGTGACGGCAGCAACCAGCATCCAACACAAACTCTACTCGACCTCTACACGATAAAGCGCGCCTTCGGGAGGATAGACGGCCTGACCATAGGCCTGCTCGGTGACCTCAAGTACGGGAGAACCGTCCACAGCCTGGCGGAGGCCCTGGCCTTCTACGATGTCGAGCTCTACCTGATTTCGCCGGAGCTCCTGCGGATGCCGAAGCATATAGTTGAAGAGCTCCGCGAGAGGGGCGTGAGAGTCCACGAGACAACCGACCTGGAGGGAACGATTCCGGAGCTGGACGTTCTCTACGTCACCAGAATCCAGCGGGAGCGCTTCCCGGACGAGCAGGAGTACCTTAAAGTCAAGGGCAGCTACCAGGTCAACTGCGCGGTTCTGAAGAGGGCAAAGGAAAGCCTCAGGATAATGCACCCGCTCCCGAGGGTCGACGAGATACACCCTGAAGTCGACAGGACGGAGCACGCGCTCTACTTCAGGCAGGTCTTCTCCGGCGTGCCAGTTAGAATGGCCCTCCTGGGTTTAACGCTGGGGGTGCTGTGA
- the pyrI gene encoding aspartate carbamoyltransferase regulatory subunit, with the protein MAELKVTAIREGTVIDHIPAGKGLKVIEILRLNRPNGGVLLLASNVHSGKLGRKDIVKIEGRFLSEEEVNKIALIAPTATVNIVRDYRVAEKFKVEIPDKITGILRCANPNCVSNHEYTVSKFYVVSREPLKVRCHYCERTMEEEEILGNL; encoded by the coding sequence ATGGCCGAGCTCAAGGTTACCGCCATCAGGGAGGGAACGGTCATAGACCACATCCCGGCCGGAAAGGGTTTGAAGGTCATCGAGATACTCCGCCTCAACCGGCCGAACGGAGGCGTTCTGCTTCTCGCCTCGAACGTCCACAGCGGAAAGCTCGGAAGGAAGGACATCGTCAAGATAGAGGGCAGGTTCCTGAGCGAGGAGGAGGTCAACAAGATAGCCCTCATCGCCCCAACTGCCACCGTCAACATAGTGCGGGACTACAGGGTGGCCGAGAAGTTCAAGGTCGAGATTCCCGATAAGATAACCGGAATCCTCCGCTGTGCCAATCCGAACTGCGTCAGCAACCACGAGTACACCGTTTCAAAGTTCTACGTCGTCTCAAGGGAGCCCCTCAAGGTGCGCTGCCACTACTGCGAGAGGACGATGGAAGAGGAGGAAATACTTGGGAACCTCTAA
- the glmM gene encoding phosphoglucosamine mutase — protein MGRYFGTSGIREVVNEKLTPELALGVGRALGTCLGEGTVVVGMDTRTSGEMLKRALVSGLLSAGIDVIDIGLAPTPLTGFAIRLYGADAGVTITASHNPPEYNGIKVWQANGMAYTPEMENRLEAVLESGNFKKAPWNEIGRLRKADPREEYIEAALEMVHLDGSYTVVLDSGNGAGSILSPYLQREMGNRVISLNSHPSGFFVRELEPNARSLSGLAKTVKAMEADVGIAHDGDADRIGVVDDQGNFIEYEVMLSLIAGYMLRKFGKGKIVTTVDAGFALDDYVKPLGGEVIRTRVGDVAVADELAKHGGVFGGEPSGTWIMPEWNLTPDGIFAGALVLEMIDKLGPLSELAKEVPRYVTLRAKIPCPNEKKGKAMEIIAHEALRSFDYERLIDIDGVRIESSDWWILFRPSGTEPIMRITLEAHTEEKAKELMAKAERLVRGAIAKA, from the coding sequence ATGGGAAGGTACTTTGGAACCAGCGGGATTCGAGAGGTCGTCAACGAAAAGCTAACTCCTGAACTTGCCCTGGGCGTCGGCAGGGCCCTGGGGACTTGCCTCGGTGAGGGAACGGTCGTCGTCGGTATGGACACGAGGACGAGCGGCGAGATGCTGAAGAGGGCCCTTGTGAGCGGGCTCCTGTCGGCGGGAATAGACGTCATAGACATCGGCCTCGCGCCCACGCCCCTCACTGGCTTCGCCATCAGGCTCTACGGTGCCGACGCAGGCGTTACAATCACCGCAAGCCACAACCCGCCCGAGTACAACGGCATAAAGGTCTGGCAGGCCAACGGAATGGCATACACCCCCGAGATGGAAAACAGGCTTGAGGCTGTTCTGGAGTCCGGGAACTTCAAGAAGGCGCCCTGGAACGAGATTGGACGCCTCAGAAAGGCCGACCCGAGGGAGGAGTACATAGAGGCCGCCCTTGAGATGGTCCACCTGGACGGTTCCTACACCGTCGTTCTCGACTCCGGCAACGGGGCCGGCTCGATTCTGAGCCCCTACCTCCAGAGAGAGATGGGCAACCGCGTGATAAGCCTCAACTCCCACCCGAGCGGTTTCTTCGTCAGGGAGCTTGAGCCGAACGCGAGGAGCCTTTCGGGGCTGGCAAAGACCGTGAAGGCTATGGAGGCCGACGTCGGCATAGCCCACGACGGCGATGCGGACAGAATTGGCGTTGTGGACGATCAGGGCAACTTCATCGAGTACGAGGTCATGCTCTCACTTATAGCCGGCTACATGCTCAGGAAGTTCGGAAAGGGCAAAATCGTGACGACGGTTGATGCGGGCTTTGCCCTGGACGACTACGTCAAACCCCTCGGTGGCGAGGTGATAAGGACGCGCGTCGGGGACGTTGCCGTGGCGGATGAGCTGGCCAAGCACGGCGGCGTCTTCGGCGGCGAGCCGAGCGGGACGTGGATAATGCCCGAGTGGAACCTCACCCCCGATGGCATCTTCGCTGGAGCTCTCGTCCTTGAGATGATAGACAAACTCGGCCCGCTGAGCGAGCTGGCAAAGGAAGTTCCGCGCTACGTAACCTTGAGGGCGAAGATACCCTGCCCCAACGAGAAGAAGGGGAAGGCGATGGAAATAATTGCCCACGAGGCCCTCAGAAGCTTCGACTACGAGAGGCTCATAGACATAGACGGCGTTAGAATCGAGAGCTCCGACTGGTGGATCCTCTTCCGCCCCAGCGGAACCGAGCCAATAATGCGCATAACTCTGGAAGCCCACACCGAGGAGAAGGCTAAAGAGCTCATGGCGAAGGCGGAGAGGCTGGTGAGGGGGGCAATAGCCAAGGCATGA
- a CDS encoding VanZ family protein: MRRRLLLLYALLLLFLNLTPRVPSSPVANGDKLAHLVEFAALGFIGWRWWAYLLPLPFLLEFFQLFVPGRTFSFADIGANLIGFTLGLIAGWWYEGSHEGTEVSNEGRD, from the coding sequence TTGAGGCGAAGGCTTCTCCTCCTCTACGCGCTCCTCCTTCTGTTTCTGAACCTGACCCCGAGGGTTCCGTCGTCGCCCGTGGCCAACGGGGATAAACTGGCCCATTTGGTAGAATTTGCCGCTCTGGGCTTTATTGGATGGCGTTGGTGGGCCTATCTGCTGCCCCTGCCGTTCCTCCTGGAATTCTTCCAGCTCTTCGTCCCAGGGAGGACGTTCTCCTTCGCCGACATAGGCGCAAACCTAATAGGCTTCACCCTTGGACTCATCGCGGGGTGGTGGTATGAAGGTTCTCACGAGGGAACTGAGGTTTCAAACGAAGGGAGAGATTGA